The Ammoniphilus oxalaticus genome contains a region encoding:
- a CDS encoding NAD(P)H-dependent oxidoreductase: protein MTERTITSKEIVNAFRFRHATKEFDPTRTISDDDFNTILEAARLSPSSCGYEAWKFLVVQNREFREELKEISWGAQGQLPTASHFVIILARTMEDTKYDSDYVRNQMINVQGYPEEVFEQIKGSYKAFQEEGLKLLENERTMLDWAGKQTYIALANMMTVAAMLGIDSCPIEGFDLEKVQQLLAEKDLLEGGKLAVSVMVAFGYRAGEPKREKRRKLMEEIVQWIE from the coding sequence ATGACAGAACGAACAATAACGAGCAAAGAAATTGTGAATGCGTTTCGTTTTAGACACGCGACAAAGGAATTCGATCCGACCCGAACGATTTCCGACGATGATTTTAACACCATTTTAGAAGCGGCTCGGCTTTCGCCAAGTTCGTGCGGTTATGAGGCATGGAAATTCCTCGTGGTCCAAAACCGTGAATTCAGAGAAGAATTGAAAGAAATTTCATGGGGAGCCCAGGGCCAGTTGCCAACGGCAAGCCATTTTGTCATTATTTTGGCAAGAACGATGGAAGATACAAAATACGATTCAGACTATGTGCGCAATCAGATGATTAACGTGCAAGGCTACCCAGAAGAAGTATTTGAGCAAATTAAAGGAAGCTACAAGGCGTTTCAAGAGGAAGGTCTAAAATTGCTCGAAAATGAACGAACGATGCTCGATTGGGCAGGGAAGCAAACGTATATTGCTTTGGCAAATATGATGACCGTTGCGGCAATGCTTGGGATCGATTCGTGTCCGATCGAAGGATTCGATCTGGAAAAGGTTCAGCAGTTGCTTGCGGAAAAAGATTTGCTCGAAGGCGGCAAGTTGGCTGTGTCTGTGATGGTGGCGTTCGGTTATCGCGCGGGTGAGCCGAAAAGAGAGAAGAGACGAAAACTGATGGAAGAAATTGTACAATGGATTGAATAG
- a CDS encoding mechanosensitive ion channel family protein produces the protein MKKLEMIEQWIKPYLQAANGWENVVIAIGVFLFSLLLRKIIIKYVFQFILKLTHKTKQEITTQVFLAFEKPLQVMMVLIGIKISLSFIVLEPATNVVITRAFRSAIILLMTWGVFTLTGESSQWLQGIARRFDIDIDKIVIPFFSKIIRFFVIALAISIVAQEWDYEVTGLITGLGIGGLAFAFAAQDAIGNIFGGLIIITEKPFGIGDWIETPSVEGTVEDITFRSTRVRTFGQALVTVPNSKLANEPIVNWSKMGKRRVTFTLRVTYTTPRDKLRNCVEKIRTMLQEHPEVDQEVLFANFDEFDDHGLAIILYFFTKTTNWGEWLRVKEDCNLKIMQILEEEGVTIALPSTSVYYGNNLQSPPAIDWNPDQQNKTG, from the coding sequence GTGAAGAAGTTGGAGATGATTGAGCAATGGATTAAACCGTATTTGCAAGCGGCAAACGGATGGGAAAATGTAGTCATTGCGATCGGAGTGTTCCTTTTTTCGCTGTTACTGCGCAAGATCATCATAAAATATGTGTTTCAATTCATTTTAAAGCTGACACATAAAACCAAACAGGAGATCACCACGCAAGTATTCTTGGCCTTTGAAAAACCGTTACAAGTGATGATGGTGTTGATCGGGATTAAGATCTCACTATCTTTTATCGTTTTAGAACCTGCGACGAACGTGGTCATTACGCGCGCGTTTCGCTCGGCTATTATCTTGCTGATGACGTGGGGTGTGTTCACCTTAACGGGAGAATCGTCACAGTGGTTACAAGGTATCGCCCGTCGTTTTGACATCGATATCGACAAAATTGTGATCCCCTTCTTTTCAAAAATCATCCGTTTTTTCGTGATCGCGTTGGCCATTAGCATTGTGGCTCAAGAGTGGGACTATGAGGTAACGGGACTGATTACGGGACTTGGAATCGGTGGTTTGGCGTTTGCTTTTGCGGCCCAAGACGCGATCGGAAATATTTTTGGCGGATTGATCATCATTACGGAAAAACCGTTCGGGATCGGGGATTGGATCGAAACGCCGAGTGTGGAAGGGACAGTTGAAGACATTACGTTCCGCAGTACGCGGGTACGCACGTTCGGGCAGGCTTTGGTCACAGTGCCAAATTCAAAACTGGCGAATGAGCCAATTGTGAACTGGAGTAAAATGGGTAAACGCCGTGTTACGTTTACGCTTCGTGTGACGTATACGACGCCGCGCGACAAACTGCGAAATTGTGTAGAAAAAATTCGAACGATGCTCCAAGAGCATCCTGAAGTGGACCAGGAAGTATTATTTGCTAACTTTGATGAATTTGACGACCATGGTTTAGCGATTATCCTCTACTTTTTTACAAAAACAACGAACTGGGGAGAATGGCTGCGCGTCAAAGAAGATTGCAACTTGAAAATTATGCAAATTCTAGAGGAGGAAGGAGTCACGATCGCATTGCCCAGTACGAGTGTGTACTATGGAAATAATTTGCAAAGTCCGCCTGCGATCGATTGGAATCCTGATCAGCAAAATAAAACAGGCTAG
- a CDS encoding DUF421 domain-containing protein, which yields MDLSLIWKAALVVVGGTLLLRIAGRKSISQMTLVQTVIMIGIGSLLVQPIVGKNIWATFAVGFVLVLTQIAMEYLEVKSDAFEKLVTGQAISLIENGQIVEKNLKKLRLTVDQLEMQLRQVNVAKVGDVQWATLEPNGKMGYMLKEKAQPATKEDIQDVLNLINERLPYIRLADEQNRLVSKPIVPQSESGENIFTEVVHKGHDEPPPQRLQ from the coding sequence ATGGATTTGAGCTTAATTTGGAAAGCAGCGCTCGTTGTTGTCGGCGGCACTTTATTGTTACGGATTGCGGGTAGAAAATCGATTTCTCAGATGACCCTCGTTCAAACGGTCATCATGATCGGGATCGGGTCGTTGTTAGTGCAGCCGATCGTTGGAAAAAATATTTGGGCGACATTCGCGGTCGGTTTCGTGTTAGTGCTTACACAGATTGCGATGGAATACTTGGAAGTTAAATCGGACGCCTTTGAAAAACTGGTGACAGGTCAAGCGATTTCACTCATTGAAAACGGGCAAATTGTAGAAAAGAATTTAAAGAAGTTGAGGTTAACCGTTGATCAACTGGAAATGCAATTGAGGCAGGTCAATGTTGCGAAAGTGGGCGATGTGCAATGGGCAACGTTGGAGCCGAATGGTAAAATGGGTTACATGTTAAAAGAGAAAGCGCAGCCCGCGACCAAAGAGGATATTCAAGACGTACTGAATTTGATCAACGAGAGATTGCCATATATTCGATTGGCTGACGAACAAAATCGGCTTGTTTCGAAGCCGATTGTTCCGCAAAGTGAATCAGGGGAAAACATCTTTACGGAAGTCGTTCACAAAGGGCATGATGAACCGCCTCCGCAACGATTGCAATAG
- a CDS encoding DMT family transporter, which produces MAWFFLTSAILLEIAGTVSMKLSDGFSKWIPSALMLLFYLLAFICLSFSFRTISVSIAYAIWSGVGTAAIAIIGYFIFQESLTVTKVTAILLIIIGVVLLNIGGDSKTQLEVSSQNDVAVGDE; this is translated from the coding sequence TTGGCGTGGTTCTTTTTGACAAGTGCGATTTTACTTGAGATTGCAGGCACCGTTTCTATGAAACTATCGGATGGATTTTCAAAATGGATTCCGTCTGCTTTGATGCTATTATTTTATTTACTGGCGTTTATTTGTTTGAGCTTTTCTTTTCGAACCATTTCTGTTAGTATCGCTTACGCGATTTGGTCGGGAGTCGGTACGGCGGCGATTGCGATTATTGGTTACTTTATTTTTCAGGAGTCGTTAACAGTGACAAAGGTAACGGCTATTTTGTTGATCATCATCGGTGTCGTATTGTTAAATATCGGCGGCGATTCAAAGACGCAACTAGAAGTGAGCTCACAAAACGACGTGGCGGTCGGGGATGAATGA
- a CDS encoding HPP family protein codes for MPLEEQPSALIRYLSKMKGSGRSPLKVNGKDALTGLIGGFLTILSLVWLTDVTNATWLMAPFGASCVLVFGVWNAPLSQPRNVIGGHFLSGLIGLTMYHLFGNQPWSIALAVGLAIMVMLVTKTTHPPAGADPIVVMLGGYGWSYLVAPVLIGAVLIVALGLIINNLRSARQYPTFWF; via the coding sequence ATGCCGCTGGAGGAACAACCGAGCGCGTTAATTCGTTATTTATCTAAAATGAAAGGGTCAGGGAGAAGCCCACTTAAAGTGAATGGAAAAGATGCGCTTACGGGTCTTATTGGTGGATTTCTGACGATTCTTAGCTTGGTTTGGTTGACCGATGTGACGAACGCGACTTGGTTAATGGCGCCGTTTGGGGCTAGTTGCGTACTTGTTTTTGGCGTTTGGAACGCGCCTTTGTCACAACCACGCAACGTGATTGGCGGCCATTTTTTATCGGGACTGATCGGCTTGACGATGTATCATTTGTTTGGAAACCAACCCTGGTCGATCGCTTTAGCTGTTGGTTTGGCAATCATGGTCATGCTCGTTACCAAAACAACTCATCCGCCAGCGGGAGCGGACCCGATTGTAGTCATGTTGGGCGGATACGGTTGGAGTTATTTAGTCGCTCCCGTGTTGATCGGCGCAGTGCTGATTGTGGCGCTTGGCTTGATTATTAACAATTTACGAAGCGCGCGTCAGTACCCGACCTTTTGGTTTTAA
- a CDS encoding MFS transporter, which yields MNKMLKPTIISIGMATVMAGAAISPALGLIAQEFPTADPVLIKLILTAPSLMIIPFSFLCSYLTTKITKKSLLMAGLVIYLLSGVGAQFMNSIESLLAFRLALGAGVGLVMPLSMSLISDYFTGEERTQMMGYNSAFSNFGGIVTMMLAGYLATFGWRVPFNVYFIGLIIMILVFFFLPRGTVEKRTGNQPRKKIPLVVYGYAVSMGGVMLVYYSIATNMALYMEQNNLGGAGLAGTVISFTTVGGMTTSILLVRLQGLLKNYIIPITLLVMGIAFSILSLMNNLPLVFISVCLIGFGQGILFPVLLVKVINAVEPQQSDRAIAITSSMIFIGQFLSPILLNGIGRLVGMPTIRFEYGAIAVGLGIAIVFTFISVIRSQNSNADMQEAAS from the coding sequence ATGAATAAAATGTTAAAACCAACGATTATTTCCATTGGGATGGCGACCGTGATGGCTGGGGCTGCCATTTCACCTGCTTTAGGTCTGATCGCGCAGGAGTTCCCTACTGCCGATCCCGTCCTCATTAAATTAATTTTGACGGCCCCATCGCTGATGATCATCCCGTTTTCTTTTTTATGTAGTTATTTAACGACAAAAATAACGAAAAAGTCACTCCTGATGGCTGGGTTAGTCATCTATCTATTAAGCGGGGTCGGCGCCCAATTTATGAATTCGATTGAATCGCTGCTCGCGTTTCGCTTAGCGCTTGGAGCTGGGGTAGGATTAGTGATGCCGCTTTCAATGTCCTTGATTAGCGACTATTTTACAGGGGAAGAACGAACGCAAATGATGGGGTATAACTCCGCCTTTAGTAATTTCGGCGGAATCGTTACGATGATGCTCGCGGGATACCTCGCAACGTTTGGCTGGAGAGTCCCTTTTAACGTGTATTTTATCGGGTTGATCATCATGATTTTGGTGTTCTTTTTCCTACCGAGAGGTACGGTCGAAAAACGAACAGGCAATCAACCGCGCAAAAAAATTCCATTGGTAGTGTATGGTTATGCTGTATCGATGGGCGGCGTGATGCTTGTTTATTATTCGATCGCGACCAACATGGCCTTGTATATGGAACAAAATAATTTAGGCGGCGCCGGTTTAGCCGGAACCGTCATTTCGTTTACAACGGTCGGCGGTATGACGACCAGCATACTCCTCGTACGATTGCAAGGTTTATTGAAAAACTATATTATTCCTATCACACTGTTAGTCATGGGAATCGCATTTTCAATATTATCCCTAATGAACAATCTGCCGCTCGTTTTCATTTCCGTTTGCTTAATCGGTTTCGGGCAAGGGATTTTATTTCCGGTTCTTTTAGTTAAAGTAATCAATGCGGTCGAGCCGCAACAAAGCGATCGAGCGATAGCAATCACTTCCAGTATGATATTTATTGGACAATTTTTATCTCCTATCTTATTGAACGGAATCGGGCGCCTAGTTGGTATGCCTACCATTCGTTTTGAGTATGGCGCGATCGCAGTTGGTTTAGGCATCGCCATTGTCTTCACCTTTATATCCGTCATTCGGTCTCAAAACTCAAACGCCGATATGCAAGAAGCTGCCTCGTAA